From the Bdellovibrio reynosensis genome, one window contains:
- a CDS encoding RelA/SpoT family protein, whose product MEFIKETAVSQKPVKTCEDLLNRIRSFYPNADLKVIEKAYLFSEKAHEGQIRRSGEPYISHPLSVAAILADLHLDLDTIACGLLHDTVEDTAATLEDIRREFGDVIAHLVDGVTKIGQMKFKNSHEKQGENIRKMIVAMGKDVRVVLVKLADRLHNMRTLNFMPFEKQERIALETLEIYTPLAGRMGISSLKTELEDLCFRYYRPDMYYQLVQQIKKTEAEQNRYIDEVKSLIAKELNKAGFKYEVFGRSKHLWSIYRKMQSRNIDYDQVYDVLAFRVLVGNVAECYAVLGLVHSLWKPIPGRFKDFIAMPKANNYQSLHTTVIGPGGERIEIQIRTSEMHLVAERGIAAHWKYKERGKMGDESDFQQANWLRDLVTLHQQTRNPDEFLDTVKTDLFETEIYVFTPTGDVREFPEGATPVDFAYAVHTELGNRIVGARVNGKMVPLKYQLQNGDTVEVMTSKTQVPSKDWLKFVVTNKAKSKIRAFVKEEQRRRAIMLGKELVEKEFRKFGMAAVKYMKGPAFEQYLKDHGLSDVDELYVNVGYGKVETRVLVERLTPENIAKEAAKTDDTTFMERVMRAATQKTRKTNSLISVDGMDDVLVHYAKCCHPIPGDPIVGFISRGRGITIHRSDCRKAFEFDQLRKVDVNWNVKQAGDGQERVVRLKIISQDIPGLLKSMSEAFAQQGINIQTAQIRTTKDKKAVCHFEVSVKDASQLNQAIYEIQKIKGIIGVTRVIH is encoded by the coding sequence ATGGAGTTTATTAAAGAAACCGCTGTAAGCCAAAAACCTGTAAAAACGTGCGAGGATCTTTTGAATCGCATTCGTAGCTTTTATCCAAATGCGGATTTAAAAGTGATCGAAAAGGCTTACCTTTTTTCTGAAAAAGCCCATGAAGGTCAAATCCGTCGCAGTGGTGAGCCTTATATTTCTCATCCACTTTCTGTAGCAGCAATTCTTGCGGATCTTCATTTAGATTTAGATACCATCGCCTGCGGTTTACTTCATGACACTGTTGAAGATACAGCGGCAACGCTTGAAGATATTCGCCGTGAATTTGGTGACGTCATCGCGCACTTGGTGGATGGTGTTACTAAAATCGGTCAGATGAAATTTAAAAACAGTCATGAAAAACAAGGCGAAAATATTCGCAAGATGATCGTGGCGATGGGTAAAGATGTGCGCGTGGTGCTGGTGAAACTAGCAGACCGTTTGCACAATATGCGCACATTGAATTTCATGCCATTTGAAAAGCAAGAGCGTATTGCCCTTGAGACTTTAGAAATTTACACTCCTCTTGCAGGTCGCATGGGTATCAGTTCGTTAAAGACGGAACTTGAAGACCTGTGCTTCCGTTATTATCGCCCTGACATGTACTACCAACTTGTTCAGCAAATTAAGAAAACCGAAGCTGAACAAAATCGCTATATCGATGAAGTTAAAAGTTTAATTGCTAAAGAGTTGAATAAAGCAGGCTTCAAATACGAAGTGTTCGGCCGTTCAAAACACTTATGGTCCATCTATCGTAAAATGCAATCCCGTAACATCGATTACGATCAAGTTTATGACGTTCTTGCATTCCGCGTACTTGTAGGGAATGTGGCTGAATGTTACGCCGTACTTGGTTTAGTCCACTCTTTATGGAAGCCAATTCCGGGAAGATTTAAAGACTTCATCGCCATGCCGAAAGCCAATAACTATCAGTCTCTGCATACGACAGTGATCGGGCCTGGCGGCGAGCGTATCGAAATTCAAATTCGAACTTCTGAAATGCATTTGGTTGCAGAGCGCGGTATCGCGGCTCACTGGAAGTATAAAGAGCGCGGGAAAATGGGTGATGAATCCGATTTCCAACAAGCCAACTGGCTGCGCGATCTAGTGACCTTGCATCAGCAGACTCGCAATCCTGATGAGTTTCTTGATACCGTTAAGACCGACTTATTTGAAACGGAAATTTACGTATTCACTCCGACAGGGGACGTGCGCGAATTCCCAGAGGGTGCAACACCCGTAGATTTTGCTTACGCAGTTCACACCGAATTAGGGAACCGCATCGTCGGGGCCCGCGTGAATGGCAAAATGGTTCCATTAAAATATCAACTTCAAAACGGTGACACCGTTGAAGTGATGACATCTAAAACACAAGTCCCTTCCAAAGATTGGCTGAAGTTCGTTGTTACCAATAAAGCCAAATCAAAAATCCGTGCGTTTGTGAAAGAAGAGCAGCGTCGCCGCGCGATCATGCTTGGAAAAGAATTGGTTGAAAAAGAATTCCGTAAATTCGGAATGGCTGCAGTCAAATACATGAAAGGCCCGGCATTTGAGCAATATCTCAAAGATCATGGTCTTTCTGATGTCGATGAACTGTACGTCAACGTCGGATATGGAAAGGTTGAAACTCGCGTTTTAGTTGAAAGACTGACGCCAGAAAATATCGCTAAAGAAGCTGCGAAAACCGATGACACCACCTTTATGGAAAGGGTCATGCGCGCAGCCACTCAAAAAACACGGAAGACAAATTCCCTGATCAGTGTCGATGGCATGGATGACGTACTTGTGCATTATGCAAAATGCTGCCATCCGATTCCAGGGGATCCTATTGTTGGCTTTATCAGTCGCGGTCGTGGGATTACCATTCACCGCAGTGACTGCCGTAAAGCGTTTGAATTCGATCAACTTCGCAAAGTAGATGTGAATTGGAACGTGAAACAGGCCGGTGACGGACAAGAGCGCGTGGTGCGCTTAAAAATTATTTCTCAGGATATTCCAGGCCTATTGAAATCAATGTCTGAGGCTTTTGCTCAGCAGGGGATTAATATTCAAACAGCCCAAATCCGCACCACCAAAGATAAAAAAGCCGTCTGTCATTTTGAAGTGAGCGTTAAAGATGCGAGCCAACTCAACCAAGCTATCTATGAGATTCAAAAAATCAAAGGTATCATTGGTGTGACCCGTGTTATTCATTAA
- the rpoZ gene encoding DNA-directed RNA polymerase subunit omega, which translates to MARVTVEDCLEKVPNRFALVLMVSKRAKQLLKGAEATVSTRSNKYIVSALREVAIGNVGYQEAMANEEAIKQIEKDLNK; encoded by the coding sequence ATGGCTCGTGTAACTGTTGAAGATTGCTTGGAAAAAGTCCCTAATAGATTTGCTCTAGTTTTGATGGTTTCTAAAAGAGCTAAGCAACTTCTTAAAGGTGCAGAAGCGACAGTTTCTACTCGCAGTAATAAATATATTGTGAGCGCTCTTCGCGAAGTAGCTATCGGAAACGTGGGATACCAAGAAGCTATGGCTAATGAAGAAGCTATTAAGCAAATCGAGAAAGACCTTAATAAATAA